Genomic segment of Drosophila ananassae strain 14024-0371.13 chromosome 2L, ASM1763931v2, whole genome shotgun sequence:
caaaaacccAAGAAAACTGAATTAAAATGAGAGCAAGGAGCGTATTTACATTCACATGCATGACTCATATTCGCAGCAGGATACCGTGAGAGAGGGAGCTTAGCCGGCTTTGTTGTTGCCACAATTGGGAGAGCCAGTTCGGGAGAGAACGGGTGTCGGAGAGAAAGCGTGCCAATCAGCTGTGCCTTCCGAGTCCTTGACTGACTAAAAAAAAGTGGCTTGAGAACAAATTGGAATCGTGGGAATATGCGGCTTAACTTTTTCCGCTTTCCTTTGTACCTTTCCAAACAGACAAACTTTCGTCTTAACTTCCGGCTTCGGTTCTCCGTTTACAGTCGGAGGCCCTCTCATATTTTTCGCTGCAGCCATCGTGTCCTTGACAACAGTTTTGACATTGACACCCTCTCTCTCTTGCTCCCTTTCTCCCACCCCCACACTCAATCACTGGCAGTGCAAAAGACAGAGAAGAAGAGAGGAAGTTACTTTGGTGCAGCTTCCTTGCCATTGTTGGCTCTGACACCTGTTGAGTGTTGACTGTTTACACTGGACTTTAGTTCTTAAAACAGATTTACAAAATCGAGCATGAGGTATTACGGTAAACAATGCGAGCTACACACACATGGGTAATGGGGTGTGACTATTTAGGCCATAAATTCGGATGGAAATTTCTAAATAGCTTGTGTATAATAAAGACAAATAACAAAGTAATTAATTTCCCGAGTCAATTGtacatttttcatttaaagttTTTCCAAAACTACCTCAAATGCTTGATTTttactcttatttttttgtagttgAATAAAACTTAAACTCCACCTAAACACGAGAAGATGTTCATAAATCTTGCCCATTTCGAATAATAAATATGCGGAGTTTTTAAGGTTTTCTGGAAGCTCAAcggaaataaattatttattttactaatttcccttttaattatttgtaaGCTTTTTACCTCATTTTTAAATTCCACGTTTATGTCAATCATAAATACTCCCGAGACACACCCATCCCAGCAATATACCCGCAGGCCTCAACCCACCTACTGGGTGTTCAAAATCAAagcaaaatttgtttatttatttatggccCAGACGAATGCGTACAAACATTCGCACTTTGATGGGAATCGTTTCCAGCTGTCGGGGGCTTTTCAGGCCCAAATAAGGGGTCTGCTGGGGGCCAGGTCTATAAAAGTGATGGATGATACAGTTTCATGAGGCTGACACGCCCAGCAAAGTTTTGCCCGGTGCCAATGGGTTTTCAATTGCATTTTAATCTCCCGGGAGTTGGCAACACATTCTATTTTTACCTCCCCACCTGCACAGCACAGAATGAAGGGTTGTGAAGAGCCGGGATAGCAGTACCTAAGCTGGTCATGATTGGGGGCCGGAGATGCAGCGAGGCCGCTCGAAGGCTGCGCCAGCGTCCGGACCACCTGGAGCTGGCCGTGATGGAGCGACAGGAGGACGAAGAGGTGGACTATCGGATAGCCACGGATGAAGCTGTAACCGCAGATAGAGCTGCTGTATCAGAATCAGCATCCGGTCGGAGAACCCGTTGGTTCCACTTTGCCAGGAGCTCTAAAAATCGAAGAAAACGACTGCACTGCGAGGATGACGGGGAGGAAGGCGATAAGAATTCCGCAGAGGAGACTGGTCGAAGGGCGCGCCTGGCCCAGCCGGAGGGTATGAATATTGGCAGCTCCACGCAGACCATTGCCACGCCGCTGATGACGGGGGACAGCTTCTATAGCCTGGCCACTGGCGCAGCCAATCCCTCAGTTGCCAAGTCTGAGGACCTGGAACAGTATAAGCAGAGGGATCCGTCCGTGGTTTCGGAAACCAAGTCGGCGCGCAGTATGAGGCGTCTTTCCCAGATGAGGAGGCGGCGCAGTTCGTACTACTTTTCGGGTATTTAAGTCCTTCCTAATTTTAGATATTGTGTTGGATTAAAATAGcttaaaattgtttataataattaaGATAATAATAGAGTCTATTTGGATACAACTATTAAAAAGTTGAAATTAACTCACAATTTAAAATGCATTCCCCTTAGACAACGAACGAAGGATCCGCGCCAACGACAAGGAATTCAATTCGCAATTTAAATATCACGTAAGTTTAATACTCCTCGAGGCCACCACTCctttatatttctttaatgcATCTTAAATTTCAGAACAACTACATAAAAACCTCAAAGTATTCCATATTTACCTTTCTGCCCTTCAATCTGCTGGAGCAGTTCCAGCGATTGGCCAACTTCTATTTCCTATGCCTCTTGGTCCTGCAGCTCATACCCGCTATCTCCTCCCTTACGCCAGTGACCACAGCCATTCCCCTGATAGGAGTACTCACACTGACAGCCGTGAAGGACGCCTACGATGACATAGTAATATATAGAATCATGCTATTTTCTTGGTTTAAGCTAACATTTGTTCCATCCTTCCAGCAACGCCATCTGTCCGACTCCCAGGTTAACAATCGCAAGTCGAAAACGCTGCGCAATGGCAAGCTGGTGGAGGCCAAGTGGTCGGAGGTGCAGGTGGGCGATGTCATCCGGCTGGACAACAACCAATTTGTGGCCGCCGACATCCTTTTACTGTCCACCTCGGAGCCAAATGGTCTGTGCTTTATCGAGACCGCTGAGCTGGACGGTGAGACGAATCTCAAGGCTAAGCAGTGCCTCACGGAGACCATCGAACTGGGCGACCGCAACGATTCTCTTTGGAATTTCAACGGGGAGATTATATGCGAGCGACCAAACAATTTGCTGAACAAGTTTGATGGCACTCTGATGTGGCGGGGACAGAGATTCGCTCTGGACAATGAGAAGATCCTGCTGCGAGGATGTGTGCTTCGGAACACACAGTGGTGCTATGGGGTGGTGGTCTTCGCCGGAGTGGACACCAAGCTGATGCAGAACTCCGGAAAAACACAATTCAAGAGTACTGGCGTGGATCGCCTGCtcaactttattattattgggGTGGGTCTTACATTCCGTTGGTATTTTATAAAAGCTTACATTATTTCTTCAACTGTAGATTGTTCTCTTTCTGGTGTCCATTTGCGCATTCTTTGCAATTGGTTGCTCCGTTTGGGAGGGCTTCATTGGCCAGCACTTTCAAGCGTACCTGCCCTGGGAGCGCATCATTCCCAAGGATTACATACCCACGGGAGCCACCGTCATTGGTTTGCTGGTGTTCTTCTCGTATGCCATAGTCTTAAACACAGTTGTGCCAATCTCACTCTACGTTTCAGTAGAGGTAGGTATTAGCCCACTGCAAACTCAATACCCGATGCTAATGATTTCCCCAGGTCATCCGCTTTGTACAATCGTTCCTCATTAACTGGGATGAGGAGATGTACTATGCGACCACCAATACCTATGCCAAAGCCCGCACCACCACGCTGAACGAGGAGCTGGGCCAGATTCAGTACATCTTCTCGGACAAGACGGGCACCCTGACGCAGAACATTATGACGTTTAACAAGTGCAGCATTAATGGTCGGACCTATGGAGATGTCATCGACCTGCGAACTGGCGAGCTCATCGAAATAACCGAGGTAAGTACTGGGTTTGGCTGGGTTTTCGGTGTCTGGGTCTGCTAGGCTAATATAGTTTAACCTCTAACATGGTTGTGGGAGTGTTGTGTTGTGAGTATCGGTGTCCGTTTTTTTTGCACACTCTGCCAAATCAGATTTCCAGCCATCTCAAACTTGAGTGGGACACTGTGTGTTTGTTTACTTAATTGTGCCTAGCgtctagcaaaaaaaaaaaatagaaaacaaaaactcaCATTACTCGTTATAGCAGCAAACAATTTTCCAAAATAGCAACACCGGCCCCCCAGTaggtggagcagcagccacagctGCGTCAGCACAGTCCCCACCCATCATCCTGGTGCACAAGGCCGAGGTGCACGCCAAGAAGAGTTCCGTAGTGGTCACGGTCTCGGGTGAAACACAGCCTGTCCCCGCCAGATCGGAGCTTTCACGGAAACAAGTGCGTTACTCCGCGCCCAGTCGCAGCCAAGAGGATAACCCCGATGGTTTGGCGCCCAAAGCAAGCGGTGGCCTTTCCCCAGCCAGCTGTCATGAGGACCAGAGACGGAGCAGCCTGGGAGCAGGATTGGGGGGCTGCTTCAAGCGCAGCGGTCCCGTTCGCCAATTGTCCCGCACAAGCAGTTGCGACAAAGTAAAGATCTTGCATGCCTCCGAAACAGAAACCACAGAAATTGTCACAGAAACACAAGATACAACCCACCCACAAAAGCACCCAGCACAAGCACAGCACCATCGCAAAAAGCTGCTCAAGCTCCGGTTCAAGAAAGCCCCCTCGGCAGCCGATGAAGGCGACTGCAGTACCACCAACCACAACCAGCACCACAGTCACCAAatcctccaccaccaccagaatGCATTCGCCACCAATTGGAGTTCGTCGCCTCAGAGAGTGCACGTATGCATGTTGCATGACCTTTCATAACCAAAATTCTATCGTATCGCTATGTGAATTACTAACATTTTTTtcatgtatatatatttttgtatatatggTCATCCATCCATCAAATCGCGTAAACTCCCTTCACAATAGTTTATTTCGTATTTGTTATCAAGCTCTATTTGTTATAGATTCCTTtaataagttttattttatttattgatctGTTATTGAACCTCACATGTACAAAATGTTGATGAAATAAAATAGCAATAGAGCAATAGAAGACagtaatattatattttacacCCTAAACTAATAAATGTCACATATTACTGGGCTCATCCCAATGTTTGAAGAGTTTTAAACAAGTAGATTACATTGAATTcagaatatatacatatatgttccaccttaaaaaaatgttggacACTTTGTTACTaacaaatacacaaatatgAATATCTCAAGAAGCTGTTACTTTTATAACTACAATTAACTTTGGGACTAATATTGTTTTAATACTACGCCTCTCGCTTAATATCGTATACAGGCTACGCTTTATACTTACCGTAAACAACAGAGTTACTTACAGtattgtttttgaatttttgtataattCTTTTTTTGAGAAATATTTAACTGAAGTCTATTCCACAGGCCGTACAAAGCGTCGACTTCTCGGCGAATCCCCACCATGAAAGCGATTTCCGGTGGTATGATCGCACGCTGCTGGATGCCGTTCGCTCAGACGAAGAGCACTCGCATGTGTTTTTCCGCCTGCTGGCCCTTTGCCATACAGTCATGGCCGAGACTGTGGACGGAAAACTGGAGTACCAGGCCCAAAGTCCCGATGAGGCAGCCCTCGTTTCTGCGGCCCGCAACTTTGGCTTTGTTTTTCGCACACGGACACCGAATAGTATTACCATCGAGGTGATGGGTCGCACGGAGGTAAGTGTGAAGTCTTTGGTAATGTCATTAGTATTTAATGTTTCGTTTTTAGGAATATGAGCTCCTAAACATCCTAGATTTTAACAATGTCCGCAAGCGTATGTCTGTGATCCTCCGCCGCGGCGATTCCGTCGTCCTTTATTGCAAAGGAGCGGACAATGTGATATACGATCGCCTGCATGGAGGCCAGGAAGACCTAAAGGCGCGAACTCAAGATCACCTCAATGTGAGTTTTTTCACTAAATTGTAGATATTTATACTAAtgattttgtatattttacaGAAATTCGCTGGTGAGGGTCTTCGAACTTTGGTTCTGGCCGAGAGGCGCCTGACCGAACAGTACTACAATGATTGGCGAATGCGTCAACAGGAAGCTGCCCTCTCCCTGGACTCCCGGGAACAGAAACTAAATGCCATTTACGAGGAGATCGAAAGCGAAATGCAGTTGGTGGGCGTGACGGCCATCGAAGATAAGTTACAAGATGGTGTTCCGAAATCCATAGCCAACTTGCAGAATGCTGGCATCAAGATCTGGGTCTTAACTGGGGATAAGCAAGGTGAGTCCAAAGTTTATAGATATATAAtatcatttaataatatatatactcaAACCATAGAAACGGCCATCAACATCGGTTACTCCTGCCAACTTCTAACGGATGAGCTGGCTGATGTCTTCATAGTGGATGGAAATTCTGTCGAAGA
This window contains:
- the LOC6500529 gene encoding probable phospholipid-transporting ATPase IM isoform X10, with protein sequence MGTKTQPQLAKDNERRIRANDKEFNSQFKYHNNYIKTSKYSIFTFLPFNLLEQFQRLANFYFLCLLVLQLIPAISSLTPVTTAIPLIGVLTLTAVKDAYDDIQRHLSDSQVNNRKSKTLRNGKLVEAKWSEVQVGDVIRLDNNQFVAADILLLSTSEPNGLCFIETAELDGETNLKAKQCLTETIELGDRNDSLWNFNGEIICERPNNLLNKFDGTLMWRGQRFALDNEKILLRGCVLRNTQWCYGVVVFAGVDTKLMQNSGKTQFKSTGVDRLLNFIIIGIVLFLVSICAFFAIGCSVWEGFIGQHFQAYLPWERIIPKDYIPTGATVIGLLVFFSYAIVLNTVVPISLYVSVEVIRFVQSFLINWDEEMYYATTNTYAKARTTTLNEELGQIQYIFSDKTGTLTQNIMTFNKCSINGRTYGDVIDLRTGELIEITEAVQSVDFSANPHHESDFRWYDRTLLDAVRSDEEHSHVFFRLLALCHTVMAETVDGKLEYQAQSPDEAALVSAARNFGFVFRTRTPNSITIEVMGRTEEYELLNILDFNNVRKRMSVILRRGDSVVLYCKGADNVIYDRLHGGQEDLKARTQDHLNKFAGEGLRTLVLAERRLTEQYYNDWRMRQQEAALSLDSREQKLNAIYEEIESEMQLVGVTAIEDKLQDGVPKSIANLQNAGIKIWVLTGDKQETAINIGYSCQLLTDELADVFIVDGNSVEEVEKQLRQFKESIKIYNRFRPGGSEGLERLNSESTIDPMSAAITQTSAFMQETNLPPTPPPPPAISVVTFRWDDKIKDNKGGPDSAECNDLFGDEKKSVGGGTASIMIDENTGFALVVNGHSLVHCLSPELENKFLDIASQCKAVICCRVTPLQKALVVELIKRAKNAVTLAIGDGANDVSMIKAAHIGVGISGQEGLQAVLSSDYAIAQFRYLERLLLVHGRWSYYRMCKFLRYFFYKNFAFTLCHCWYSLFCGFSAQTVFDPMFISVYNLFYTSLPVLALGVFEQDVSDKNSLEFPRLYTPGLKSELFNIREFIYSVLHGAFTSLILFLIPYGVYKDGVSQHGFIVSDHMTLGAVVATILIVDNTAQISLYTSYWTVVNHVTIWGSLVWYFVLDYFYNYVIGGPYVGSLTQAMKDMTFWFTMLITVMMLVSPVLAYKFYLLDVHPSLSDKIRQKSLKKIHSRASSNVRRTASSRRGRRSVRSGYAFAHQEGFGRLITSGKIMHKLPQDFAFPLGLGTKKTQALHNNLTSADGTTEKTNHSGQDMANNNNTNLRHNQNQNHSSMADITGDGRSSGGEGGRGSGGSEDMSPRAPCQDLDTINL
- the LOC6500529 gene encoding phospholipid-transporting ATPase ID isoform X5; translation: MGTKTQPQLAKDNERRIRANDKEFNSQFKYHNNYIKTSKYSIFTFLPFNLLEQFQRLANFYFLCLLVLQLIPAISSLTPVTTAIPLIGVLTLTAVKDAYDDIQRHLSDSQVNNRKSKTLRNGKLVEAKWSEVQVGDVIRLDNNQFVAADILLLSTSEPNGLCFIETAELDGETNLKAKQCLTETIELGDRNDSLWNFNGEIICERPNNLLNKFDGTLMWRGQRFALDNEKILLRGCVLRNTQWCYGVVVFAGVDTKLMQNSGKTQFKSTGVDRLLNFIIIGIVLFLVSICAFFAIGCSVWEGFIGQHFQAYLPWERIIPKDYIPTGATVIGLLVFFSYAIVLNTVVPISLYVSVEVIRFVQSFLINWDEEMYYATTNTYAKARTTTLNEELGQIQYIFSDKTGTLTQNIMTFNKCSINGRTYGDVIDLRTGELIEITEQQTIFQNSNTGPPVGGAAATAASAQSPPIILVHKAEVHAKKSSVVVTVSGETQPVPARSELSRKQVRYSAPSRSQEDNPDGLAPKASGGLSPASCHEDQRRSSLGAGLGGCFKRSGPVRQLSRTSSCDKVKILHASETETTEIVTETQDTTHPQKHPAQAQHHRKKLLKLRFKKAPSAADEGDCSTTNHNQHHSHQILHHHQNAFATNWSSSPQRVHAVQSVDFSANPHHESDFRWYDRTLLDAVRSDEEHSHVFFRLLALCHTVMAETVDGKLEYQAQSPDEAALVSAARNFGFVFRTRTPNSITIEVMGRTEEYELLNILDFNNVRKRMSVILRRGDSVVLYCKGADNVIYDRLHGGQEDLKARTQDHLNKFAGEGLRTLVLAERRLTEQYYNDWRMRQQEAALSLDSREQKLNAIYEEIESEMQLVGVTAIEDKLQDGVPKSIANLQNAGIKIWVLTGDKQETAINIGYSCQLLTDELADVFIVDGNSVEEVEKQLRQFKESIKIYNRFRPGGSEGLERLNSESTIDPMSAAITQTSAFMQETNLPPTPPPPPAISVVTFRWDDKIKDNKGGPDSAECNDLFGDEKKSVGGGTASIMIDENTGFALVVNGHSLVHCLSPELENKFLDIASQCKAVICCRVTPLQKALVVELIKRAKNAVTLAIGDGANDVSMIKAAHIGVGISGQEGLQAVLSSDYAIAQFRYLERLLLVHGRWSYYRMCKFLRYFFYKNFAFTLCHCWYSLFCGFSAQTVFDPMFISVYNLFYTSLPVLALGVFEQDVSDKNSLEFPRLYTPGLKSELFNIREFIYSVLHGAFTSLILFLIPYGVYKDGVSQHGFIVSDHMTLGAVVATILIVDNTAQISLYTSYWTVVNHVTIWGSLVWYFVLDYFYNYVIGGPYVGSLTQAMKDMTFWFTMLITVMMLVSPVLAYKFYLLDVHPSLSDKIRQKSLKKIHSRASSNVRRTASSRRGRRSVRSGYAFAHQEGFGRLITSGKIMHKLPQDFAFPLGLGTKKTQALHNNLTSADGTTEKTNHSGQDMANNNNTNLRHNQNQNHSSMADITGDGRSSGGEGGRGSGGSEDMSPRAPCQDLDTINL
- the LOC6500529 gene encoding phospholipid-transporting ATPase ID isoform X8 codes for the protein MGTKTQPQLAKDNERRIRANDKEFNSQFKYHNNYIKTSKYSIFTFLPFNLLEQFQRLANFYFLCLLVLQLIPAISSLTPVTTAIPLIGVLTLTAVKDAYDDIQRHLSDSQVNNRKSKTLRNGKLVEAKWSEVQVGDVIRLDNNQFVAADILLLSTSEPNGLCFIETAELDGETNLKAKQCLTETIELGDRNDSLWNFNGEIICERPNNLLNKFDGTLMWRGQRFALDNEKILLRGCVLRNTQWCYGVVVFAGVDTKLMQNSGKTQFKSTGVDRLLNFIIIGIVLFLVSICAFFAIGCSVWEGFIGQHFQAYLPWERIIPKDYIPTGATVIGLLVFFSYAIVLNTVVPISLYVSVEVIRFVQSFLINWDEEMYYATTNTYAKARTTTLNEELGQIQYIFSDKTGTLTQNIMTFNKCSINGRTYGDVIDLRTGELIEITEQQTIFQNSNTGPPVGGAAATAASAQSPPIILVHKAEVHAKKSSVVVTVSGETQPVPARSELSRKQVRYSAPSRSQEDNPDGLAPKASGGLSPASCHEDQRRSSLGAGLGGCFKRSGPVRQLSRTSSCDKAVQSVDFSANPHHESDFRWYDRTLLDAVRSDEEHSHVFFRLLALCHTVMAETVDGKLEYQAQSPDEAALVSAARNFGFVFRTRTPNSITIEVMGRTEEYELLNILDFNNVRKRMSVILRRGDSVVLYCKGADNVIYDRLHGGQEDLKARTQDHLNKFAGEGLRTLVLAERRLTEQYYNDWRMRQQEAALSLDSREQKLNAIYEEIESEMQLVGVTAIEDKLQDGVPKSIANLQNAGIKIWVLTGDKQETAINIGYSCQLLTDELADVFIVDGNSVEEVEKQLRQFKESIKIYNRFRPGGSEGLERLNSESTIDPMSAAITQTSAFMQETNLPPTPPPPPAISVVTFRWDDKIKDNKGGPDSAECNDLFGDEKKSVGGGTASIMIDENTGFALVVNGHSLVHCLSPELENKFLDIASQCKAVICCRVTPLQKALVVELIKRAKNAVTLAIGDGANDVSMIKAAHIGVGISGQEGLQAVLSSDYAIAQFRYLERLLLVHGRWSYYRMCKFLRYFFYKNFAFTLCHCWYSLFCGFSAQTVFDPMFISVYNLFYTSLPVLALGVFEQDVSDKNSLEFPRLYTPGLKSELFNIREFIYSVLHGAFTSLILFLIPYGVYKDGVSQHGFIVSDHMTLGAVVATILIVDNTAQISLYTSYWTVVNHVTIWGSLVWYFVLDYFYNYVIGGPYVGSLTQAMKDMTFWFTMLITVMMLVSPVLAYKFYLLDVHPSLSDKIRQKSLKKIHSRASSNVRRTASSRRGRRSVRSGYAFAHQEGFGRLITSGKIMHKLPQDFAFPLGLGTKKTQALHNNLTSADGTTEKTNHSGQDMANNNNTNLRHNQNQNHSSMADITGDGRSSGGEGGRGSGGSEDMSPRAPCQDLDTINL
- the LOC6500529 gene encoding probable phospholipid-transporting ATPase IM isoform X9; amino-acid sequence: MGTKTQPQLAKDNERRIRANDKEFNSQFKYHNNYIKTSKYSIFTFLPFNLLEQFQRLANFYFLCLLVLQLIPAISSLTPVTTAIPLIGVLTLTAVKDAYDDIQRHLSDSQVNNRKSKTLRNGKLVEAKWSEVQVGDVIRLDNNQFVAADILLLSTSEPNGLCFIETAELDGETNLKAKQCLTETIELGDRNDSLWNFNGEIICERPNNLLNKFDGTLMWRGQRFALDNEKILLRGCVLRNTQWCYGVVVFAGVDTKLMQNSGKTQFKSTGVDRLLNFIIIGIVLFLVSICAFFAIGCSVWEGFIGQHFQAYLPWERIIPKDYIPTGATVIGLLVFFSYAIVLNTVVPISLYVSVEVIRFVQSFLINWDEEMYYATTNTYAKARTTTLNEELGQIQYIFSDKTGTLTQNIMTFNKCSINGRTYGDVIDLRTGELIEITEQQTIFQNSNTGPPVGGAAATAASAQSPPIILVHKAEVHAKKSSVVVTVSGETQPVPARSELSRKQVRYSAPSRSQEDNPDGLAPKASGGLSPASCHEDQRRSSLGAGLGGCFKRSGPVRQLSRTSSCDKAVQSVDFSANPHHESDFRWYDRTLLDAVRSDEEHSHVFFRLLALCHTVMAETVDGKLEYQAQSPDEAALVSAARNFGFVFRTRTPNSITIEVMGRTEEYELLNILDFNNVRKRMSVILRRGDSVVLYCKGADNVIYDRLHGGQEDLKARTQDHLNKFAGEGLRTLVLAERRLTEQYYNDWRMRQQEAALSLDSREQKLNAIYEEIESEMQLVGVTAIEDKLQDGVPKSIANLQNAGIKIWVLTGDKQETAINIGYSCQLLTDELADVFIVDGNSVEEVEKQLRQFKESIKIYNRFRPGGSEGLERLNSESTIDPMSAAITQTSAFMQETNLPPTPPPPPAISVVTFSAECNDLFGDEKKSVGGGTASIMIDENTGFALVVNGHSLVHCLSPELENKFLDIASQCKAVICCRVTPLQKALVVELIKRAKNAVTLAIGDGANDVSMIKAAHIGVGISGQEGLQAVLSSDYAIAQFRYLERLLLVHGRWSYYRMCKFLRYFFYKNFAFTLCHCWYSLFCGFSAQTVFDPMFISVYNLFYTSLPVLALGVFEQDVSDKNSLEFPRLYTPGLKSELFNIREFIYSVLHGAFTSLILFLIPYGVYKDGVSQHGFIVSDHMTLGAVVATILIVDNTAQISLYTSYWTVVNHVTIWGSLVWYFVLDYFYNYVIGGPYVGSLTQAMKDMTFWFTMLITVMMLVSPVLAYKFYLLDVHPSLSDKIRQKSLKKIHSRASSNVRRTASSRRGRRSVRSGYAFAHQEGFGRLITSGKIMHKLPQDFAFPLGLGTKKTQALHNNLTSADGTTEKTNHSGQDMANNNNTNLRHNQNQNHSSMADITGDGRSSGGEGGRGSGGSEDMSPRAPCQDLDTINL
- the LOC6500529 gene encoding probable phospholipid-transporting ATPase IM isoform X6, which translates into the protein MGTKTQPQLAKDNERRIRANDKEFNSQFKYHNNYIKTSKYSIFTFLPFNLLEQFQRLANFYFLCLLVLQLIPAISSLTPVTTAIPLIGVLTLTAVKDAYDDIQRHLSDSQVNNRKSKTLRNGKLVEAKWSEVQVGDVIRLDNNQFVAADILLLSTSEPNGLCFIETAELDGETNLKAKQCLTETIELGDRNDSLWNFNGEIICERPNNLLNKFDGTLMWRGQRFALDNEKILLRGCVLRNTQWCYGVVVFAGVDTKLMQNSGKTQFKSTGVDRLLNFIIIGIVLFLVSICAFFAIGCSVWEGFIGQHFQAYLPWERIIPKDYIPTGATVIGLLVFFSYAIVLNTVVPISLYVSVEVIRFVQSFLINWDEEMYYATTNTYAKARTTTLNEELGQIQYIFSDKTGTLTQNIMTFNKCSINGRTYGDVIDLRTGELIEITEQQTIFQNSNTGPPVGGAAATAASAQSPPIILVHKAEVHAKKSSVVVTVSGETQPVPARSELSRKQVRYSAPSRSQEDNPDGLAPKASGGLSPASCHEDQRRSSLGAGLGGCFKRSGPVRQLSRTSSCDKVKILHASETETTEIVTETQDTTHPQKHPAQAQHHRKKLLKLRFKKAPSAADEGDCSTTNHNQHHSHQILHHHQNAFATNWSSSPQRVHAVQSVDFSANPHHESDFRWYDRTLLDAVRSDEEHSHVFFRLLALCHTVMAETVDGKLEYQAQSPDEAALVSAARNFGFVFRTRTPNSITIEVMGRTEEYELLNILDFNNVRKRMSVILRRGDSVVLYCKGADNVIYDRLHGGQEDLKARTQDHLNKFAGEGLRTLVLAERRLTEQYYNDWRMRQQEAALSLDSREQKLNAIYEEIESEMQLVGVTAIEDKLQDGVPKSIANLQNAGIKIWVLTGDKQETAINIGYSCQLLTDELADVFIVDGNSVEEVEKQLRQFKESIKIYNRFRPGGSEGLERLNSESTIDPMSAAITQTSAFMQETNLPPTPPPPPAISVVTFSAECNDLFGDEKKSVGGGTASIMIDENTGFALVVNGHSLVHCLSPELENKFLDIASQCKAVICCRVTPLQKALVVELIKRAKNAVTLAIGDGANDVSMIKAAHIGVGISGQEGLQAVLSSDYAIAQFRYLERLLLVHGRWSYYRMCKFLRYFFYKNFAFTLCHCWYSLFCGFSAQTVFDPMFISVYNLFYTSLPVLALGVFEQDVSDKNSLEFPRLYTPGLKSELFNIREFIYSVLHGAFTSLILFLIPYGVYKDGVSQHGFIVSDHMTLGAVVATILIVDNTAQISLYTSYWTVVNHVTIWGSLVWYFVLDYFYNYVIGGPYVGSLTQAMKDMTFWFTMLITVMMLVSPVLAYKFYLLDVHPSLSDKIRQKSLKKIHSRASSNVRRTASSRRGRRSVRSGYAFAHQEGFGRLITSGKIMHKLPQDFAFPLGLGTKKTQALHNNLTSADGTTEKTNHSGQDMANNNNTNLRHNQNQNHSSMADITGDGRSSGGEGGRGSGGSEDMSPRAPCQDLDTINL